The Triplophysa dalaica isolate WHDGS20190420 chromosome 18, ASM1584641v1, whole genome shotgun sequence genome includes the window atgttgtgtgtgtgtgtgtgtgtttgtgtaaactgactgatgttgtgtgtgtgtgtgtgtgtgtgtgtgtgtgtaaactgactgatgttgtgtgtgtgtgtgtgtgtgtgtttgtgtaaactgactgatgttgtgtgtgtgtgtgtgtgtgtgtgtgtgtgtgtgtgtgtaaactgactgatgttgtgtgtgtgtgtgtgtaaactgactgatgttgtgtgtgtgtttgtgtgtgtgtctgtgtgtgtgtaaactgactgatgttgtgtgtgtgtctgtgtgtgtgtaaactgagtgatgttgtgtgtgtgtgtgtgtgtaaactgactgatgttgtgtgtgtgtgtgtgtgtgtgtgtaaactgagtgatgttgtgtgtgtgtgtgtgtgtgtgtgtgtaaactgagtgatgttgtgtgtgtgtgtgtgtgtgtgtgtgtaaactgactaatgttgtgtgtgtgtgtgtgtataaactgagtgatgttgtgtgtgtgtctgtgtgtgtgtgtgtaaactgagtgatgttgtgtgtgtgtgtgtgtgtgtgtaaactgactgatgttgtgtgtgtgtaaactgagtgatgttgtgtgtgtgtgtgtgtgtgtaaactgactaatgttgtgtgtgtgtgtgtgtgtgtgtgtgtgtgtaaactgactgatgttgtgtgtgtgtctgtgtgtgtgtaaactgagtgatgttgtgtgtgtgtgcgtgtgtgtaaactgactgatgttgtgtgtgtgtgtgtgtgtaaactgactgatgttgtgtgtgtgtgtgtgtgtgtgtgtaaactgactggagttgtgtgtgtgtgtgtgtgtgtaaactgactggagttgtgtgtgtgtgtgtgtgtgtgtgtgtaaactgactgatgttgtgtgtgtgtgtgtataaacagactggagttgtgtgtgtgtgtgtgtgtgtgtgtgtgtgtgtgtgtaaacggactgatgttgtgtgtgtgtgtgtgtgtgtgtgtaaactgactgatgttgtgtgtgtgtgtgtgtgtgtgtgtgtgtgtttcagacgCAGACGGAGGCAGAACTTTACAGCTGCTGTATGAAGAAGTGGATGAGTCAGAAGTAGAGATTATTCATGTGCCGTCTCCAGCGCTGGAGGAGAGGAAAGCTGATGTGTACAGATACCCTCGCACAggtcactcacacacacacacacacacacacacacagtctgcaTGTCCGGTCATGATGTGAGGAAAACTGTTTCCTGCTCCAGGTGACAGCCTGAACACTGTTTATTTACATCACACATTTAAAGTCACAGTGAAACGGTGCGATTGTCTTTTTTCTGTATCATGACGTACGTCTGCGTCCTGTCATTGATTGGTCGGTTGTAAACTGGCCTGATACAGCAGCGGTgcccattggacagtcagtatagaCATGACGTCATGAACAGAAGAGTTGTTGTGTAGAGGGCAGAGCAGCTTTAGGTTTTTCACAGATAACAACTGCAATGAGTTTGAgatgtgcacggataaatcatttagaATAATCACTGCAACGCTGTGGAAGAGAAAGAGTATGATCATTCTTCATTGCTCGGGGACTCGGGGAAGATCAACTTTTCTTGAGTCTGATGCTATAAGAACGATCATACTTTCAAAAGTGTGGAAGTCCTTTGGAGCCATTGGATTTATGAACACAATTGCTTGAAAATACAAACGTGTGTTTTTGCTCACCTTCAGGAAGTAAAAACCCTCAGATTAGTCTGAAACTAGCCGAGATTGAAACAGACCCGCAGGGAAAGGTGAGTGTGTGCTGAGCTCTTCTGCTGTTAGTCATGTTCCACACGtgtcgtcatcatcatcatctgttGTTGTTCTTATAGATCGTCAGGGCACAAAACAAAGAGCTCGTCCTCCCGTTCACCTCGCTCTTTCCTGGAGTGGAATACATCGCCAGGGCCGGATGGACTAAAGATGGCAAATTGTACGTGTGAAGACCGCCGTGTGATACCTTTGAGTAAAGACCAGAAGGGAATTCCAGCTGTGATCATGTGTTTGTTCTCTCCAGCGCTTGGGCAGTGTTGCTGGACCGCAGTCAACAGAAGCTCCAGTTAGTCCTGTTGCCGCCCGCACTCTTCATTCCTGTGGCCGTGGATGACCCGCAGTGGGCGGAGCACGTGGAAGCCATGCCCGAGGGAGTCCAACCGTTCGTCATCTACGAGGAGATCACAGACATCTGGATCAACGTGAGATCTCTCGTCTGATGTTTGTGTCACGCTCTTATCCATATGAAGAGATGATTctgagtgtctggtgtgtgttCCACAGGTCCATGACATCTTCTATCCCTTCATTCAAACCAGTCGTGACGAGATCTCCTTCCTGTGGGTGAACGAATCCAAAACAGGCTTCTGTCACTTGTACAGGATCAGCAGCGTTCTGCAGGCCGGCTGTCAGCAGTGGTCCAGAGACTACAGTCCTTCAGAAGGTCCCAGTCCCTCCCTCTCCTTCAGAGTACTCTCGTGTGACCGTGTGTGCCATGTCTTTACACCCGTGTGTGCTGTGTCTGTGTTCAGATGATTTTAAGTGTGCGGTAAAGGAGGAGGTGGCCTTGACCAGCGGAGAGTGGGAAGTTCTGGCCCGACACGGCTCAAAGGTTTGCTGGGTGTTTCTCTCCACGTGTGTTCTGTCGTGTTCTCAAACACTCTCTCACGCTCTCTCTCCATTGGTCGACAGATCTGGGTGAATGAGGACACAAAGCTGGTGTACTTTCAGGGCACTAAAGACACTCCTCTGGAGCATCATCTGTACGCGGTCAGTTACCAGACTCCTGGAGAGATCGTCCGCCTCACCAAACCCGGCTTCTCTCACAGCTGCTCTGTTAGCCaggtgacgtgtgtgtgtgtgtgtgtgtgtgtcagagaccTTGGATAGacctatttttttattcttttcttttgagaataacaacatatgtgaccctggatcacaaaaccagtcgtaagtagcacgggaacatttttattataagacAAAAATACCTTGTATaggtcaaaatgatagatttttcttttatgcctaaaatcattaggatatgaagtaaagatcatgtgcCATGATGATATTTTGTGAATCTACcttgaatatataaaaacttttttgtgtgtggatgtcctgtcacagtgcctctgattcacaacttcaaaggccattttctcaatatttagatgttttgcactctcagattccagagatttaaatggttgtatctcagccagatatattctaacaactcatacatcaatataaatcttatttatttaaaaatctttgTATAAGACTTGCTTTTGGgtcacatttgttcattttatttgagtttttctttacttttttcgTTTAAGCAATATATTTCAGTTGATTTCTGAGGCAATTTTCTCCTCATTTTTAGGCCATtttttgatttcaatgaacagaaaaatctcaattttaatcaactaaaataaccttgcaaATGTGACAGACAGgaatatgtgaataaatgacagtgTGTGTATTTGAATGGATGATGAATATCATTTTTTGGGGGCATTGACGTGATCTGagtctgttgttgttgttttttccgtTTGAATTCAGAACTTTGACATGTTCATCAGTCACTACAGTAACGTCAGCACCCCGCCGTGTGTTCATGTGTACAAGCTGACGGGATCTCCGGCCGATCCGCTGCACAAAGAGCCAGAGTTCTGGGCCAGTATGATGGAGGCCACAGGTGAGAGTCACCcgtgacatcacacaacacacaatgacTGTGATGATAACACAacacgtgtgtgcgtgtgcaggCTGTCCGGCCGATTACATCCCTCCCGAGATCTTCAGTTTCCCTGCCAAATCTGGCTTCCAGCTGTACGGCATGCTCTACAAACCACACAACCTGAAAGCTGGAAAGAAACATCCCACCATCCTGTTCGTGTACGGCGGTCCGCAGGTTGGTGACGTTGTGCTGAACCGTTTGTTTGTGGTGGATGTCAACGTGAAGTGTGCAGCACTCTTGACGTGTGGCCGTGTGTCTATAGGTGCAGTTAGTGAATAACTCGTATAAAGGTGTGAAGTATCTGCGTCTCAACACGCTGGCGTCTCTGGGTTATGCTGTGGTGGTCATTGATGGACGAGGCTCGTGTCAACGAGGACTCAAGTTTGAAGGAGCTCTTAAAAACAGAATGGTAACTGAACATCACATTGAAAGCACTTTCACCCTTTCAGACTAGAAACATAGATCGAGCTCACTTGAGAATCTCTCTCTCAGGGTCAGGTGGAGATAGAAGATCAGGTGGAAGGTCTTCAGTATGTGGCTGAGAAGTATAAGTTCATCGACTTGAGTCGTGTTGCCATTCACGGCTGGTCTTACGGTGGATTTCTGTCTCTCGTGGGTCTCATTCACCGGCCGAACATCTTCAAGGTGACTGCGATGTATGAGCGACGTGTGTTTTCACCAGCAGGGGGCGTCTGGGATCCTGTTGGTGTTGTAATGTTGAAGTGTCATGACATTTTGAGTAATGCTGTGTGACTCCAGCTGAGATGTAACTGGAGCGCTGTTGTGCTGCAGGTGGCTATAGCAGGAGCTCCTGTCACCGTCTGGATGGCATATGACACGGGCTACACCGAACGCTACATGGACGTGCCTGAAAATAACCAGCAGGGCTATGAGGCCGGATCTGTGGCTCTGCACGTCGACAAACTTCCTAATGAGTCAgtcacacacacttcacacatgaacccaatcaatcaatcaatggCAGTTCTCCAGTTGTTTTATCAAGTGTCTGGTGTGTTCACCGACGGCCTCTtgtcttgtattttttctttctgcagGCCAAACCGATTACTCATTCTTCATGGGTTTCTGGATGAAAACGTGCACTTTTTCCACACCAACTTCCTGGTGTCTCAGCTCATCCGTGCAGGAAAGCCATATCAGTTACAGGTGTGAATAAACCCTCTctttccctttctctctctctctctctctctctctcagtgtgaCTACTGCTGAAATGAATTAGAAACACATGCTTTCCCACTTATTCTGTCATCTGTCCTGTCTGTAGATTTATCCCAATGAGAGACACAGTATCCGCTGTCCTGAGTCTGGAGAACACTATGAGATCATGTTACTGTACTTTCTCCAGGAACATCTCTGATGATGACACTCTTCTCCATCTCAccggctctctctctctctctctctctctctctctctctctctctctgtctgtgggggcgggaacagagacgcTCCAGACAAACCGCATGTCTGCACACATGTCTGCTGCACAACAGAAGGACACAGCCGACGGCCCTCCGTAAAAAACACATCTCCTTTGATTTTGTGCCACATGTTGCCAAAAggtgtctttgttttttaaaagtctaGTTAGCGGCCGGTGAGAGGACGCGCTCTTCTCCTGCTAACCGCTCCTTTAACTTAAGCTTTTTCAGTTCTATGAATGCAGTCGTGTTTGCAGCGTGGCTGTCGGTCGCCTGCGTGTGGCTCTCATGTAAAGACACCTCACACTGCTACCTGCCGTTCATATTTTAAGTGTGGATTATTAAaggaacatattttttatgatgcTCTTGTCTTTGGTCTTTCAGTGAATCTTTACTTCAGTCAGGACATCTTAATTCATCGTCACATGtttctgctttattttcacACCATCTGTTCAGTTATTTCTCAGTAGAATTCATGCTGTCATATATAAACAGATTCACAACCCAAATGAAAACAttctcagatgttgctctttcatgacttagatgtttctcctaacATTGAGAATCAGATGAGAGtgtaattgtgtaaacacatgaagagtctggagctGTAGATGAATGTtgattgtagaggtcaaatcatctggatttgatgagaaatgtttgagttgaaaatattgtctttgattgcagacgaggcaaatctgagctcagctcatctcaaactctaatggcagaaatatctgagacttAAACTCAAGTTTCCATTTCATCCCGGGAGAAAATAATTGAGAGATTAAACAGTTAGCTTACCAAccaatgaaaatcctgtcatcatttcctcatcttcatgtcatgtcaaagccttcatcagaacacaaaagatttaaaacactgaaccccattgatttccagtatatgaacacaaaaccacagagacatttctcaaattatcttcatttgtgtttcatttcacaCAGGTTTACAACAGCATGAgacagaataaatgatgacggaatttcgTCAAAATTTAAACTGGACTATCATCGGTGTGatatcaaatatttacacaacgtataacaatttacaattttattgtatattttaaaaggaTGCATAGCATAAAACCAGTATACGGTAAAACAGTCTCAAAGACAATACTGCCAGTTTATAAAGTGAAAGCACATGAACGTACAGTAACAATATCTTAATGATTGCATCTCTTATCTTTGGACGATAAACAATAGTTCACTGCTTAAGTTTACAGGTGGGAAACAccataataaatatttcttgAGAAATGTCAAGCTGGACAGAACGTCTGTGACAGCAAACATGAGGATATGGCCACTCGAGCTATAAAATGTGTTCAAGTTATTTCACTGAAGAAGTTCAGATAAACACAATCATCCAATGACATGCTGCAGGAAAAAACTAAACTTTCTGTCTTTTCATCAGTAACAGACTCCTGACCTGTCGGTGCTTTAGAGGTCACGAGGATCTAATTCAAGTTACTGAAGTAACTTGAACATCCAGTTGAGTTCAACCGACTGAATTTGATGAACCTTTCTTATGTCGGTTCACATGGTTTTCTTATTGGTTTAAATCAATCAACATgagagtgtttgtgttcattcatGAATATTGAGAtgagatgcacacacacacacaggacagtTAAACTGATTTCAGAACAGTGACCGTAGTGATACAACAGCTTACAATCATATTTGACCTgtaatataatgcattaaatatcCATATAAACAACAGAATATATTGTGAATACAACACATTGTAACGGAGATAATGCCAGACGTTGTCCAGTAAAGCCACTGTTGTCTTGACAGATACCTCCGGTTAGTTTTTTAATGTGGTGGTTTTCTAGGACTGGAGGGCACATTGGACTTCGTCTTGGACGCTCCCTgaacaaagaacaaacaaacatcaagtTGTGTTAAATTTATGTTCATGCACTATCAAATCAGGCACTGAAGCCCAGAGACATGGCTCACATCCGCTGGCGTTTTGGAGTAGTTCATGTGGGCATACAGAAGAACAGCGATGTCATTGTGTGCTGCCTCCAGAGCGATAGAGAGGGCGTTACTGCCATCCTACAGGGCgcaggtcaaaggtcatcagTTTACCCATAAAGAGCAGGTGAACGAATGCGATGGTCATGTACTCACATTGTCCACCACTGAGATGTCGCAGGCCGGGTGCTCGAGGAGCAGAGAGACGATCTGGGCCCGGCCGTGCTCACTGGCACACATCAGAGCCGTGGAACCCTCGTCGTCCTGAACGTTGACGTCAGCTCCGCAGTCCAGCAGCGCTCGTACCATCTCCAGCCGCCCGTGACTTACAGCCAACATCAGAGCCGTCTGTCCTGCCTGACACAACACAAGCCCTGATCAAACCCGGATCAACTGATGATGACGTCATCACAACAACAAGTCACCTGACTGGCTTTAGAATTGACGTTTCCCATCCGGAAGAGTTTCTGAACCGCGGCCATGTCCTTCTCCACCTTCACGGCCGACAGAGCTGCCAGCATCACTGCTGTATATCCGGCTTTGTTCTGCTGATCCACgtcacacacacctgaacacaaaaGCATGGTCCAAAGGGTCAGACAGGATCACGGTACGTGAGCGAGCCAACACGTCACGATGAATATCGCGTGCACCTGTGTCCAGCAGCAGGTCCACCACAGCGAAGTTGGAATGAGAGACGCTGTAGTGTAGCGCTGTGTTTCCGTTGCCGTCCATCATGTTGATGATGTGCTCCAGCAGGACGGACGACACCTCCGAGAATGCCATCAGGTAATTGGACACGCGTGTCGGCTGTGCCGTCTTAGCGCTGGACACTCGGAACCACTCCAGCTGAACTGTATGTGAGCTGGACAGCTGACAACACGTCACAGCACATCACAACAACGACAATCATATTCACCATGCTTtacacaacattacacacttTGGGTGTGTCTCACCACTTCTTTACTCTTCAGTGCTTTTGATCCGTCATTTAGATGCTTCTTCACTATCAGACAAGCCTCACGCATTCTGCTGCTTAACTCAAACCTGTAACATCATCATAATCATCATCAGATATATGTGTTCAAGATGCATGCACTTTAACTGAACATAATGATGAAACTTACTTCTCCTTCACCTCATCTGTGTGCTGCTCCAGCGGTTCGGCTGTTATGTTGTCATCACTGTCATCGTTTATATTCTCGTCCTCATCTGACGTGTCTTCTAAAGGTGCTTCCTCCTCTACGCTGCTGTCTGAACACCCCCCCACCACACTTTCATCAGATGAACTCTCTTCATCCTCATCAACCTCTTCACTGGACGTCGACTCGTAGCTGAAGATATTGGGCAGGTTATAATGTGAGTTGCTCTATTATCACGCCAACAACTCACTTCACATGGATAGAATGAACCAAACTCTGAGCAGACCAAGAAACATAACGATTCAAACCTGTCATTTGTGTTTTGAATTAGCgctttactttttattatagCATAAATCAAATCCTTTAACTGTCACTCAACTGtatacacaagtgcaacagtaggtgGAAAACTTGAGTGCAGTTCCGACCGACACGGCAGTATGACAGATATGAGACACATAGCTGGtggttaggtaggttttgaagcatggtagctggtttgtgctggtttaagctggtcctggACTGGTtaagcttaaaccagctcaggaccagcacaaaccagctaccatgcttcaaaacctacctaaccagAGAGCGTGAAACCTTCAGGATTCAATCGCAAGACTTTATTATACTCACCCTCCATTAAGGATGCCAACAAACTTCAAGCTCTTCTTGCCAGCAATGGAACCTGCAGCATCAGCGGTGCCATCTTTCCTCTTCATGATGGACTTCAGCGGACCTGCAACATGATTTAAGAACAGTTACTTTAATCTCTTAAGACAGTGGAAACACACAGTTGTATTGAGTAGTGCTCACCCTCAGCAGACGGGATCTGCTCTTCAGTCTCTTGAATATCACTGAGACATTCCCACTTGATCCCAGTGCTCTCCAGCGCCACACCAGTGTCCACAGGGTCTGTCTGAATGCCTTGCTCATGTTTGGTCTGTGACAGGTACTCAAGATCTGGAAACCCTACTCCAACAGAAGCTTTCGAAGAAACCTCAGTCTCCAGTTGGATGTCCACCGTCTCCGGTTTCACAAGCGTCTCTTTGTCAAGCGTAATCTTGGATGTCCTCTGAATTTCCTCAGCTCTTAACGTCTCAAGGTCTTGGCTGACATGACTTAGTCGCGTCTCGAGAACCTGTATGGATGCCTGTTGTAGTTTGATGGTGTGTTGAAGCGTGTTGATTTCTCGTTGTGCCTCACTTTGAAACCCAAGACTCGACTCTACGACCCAGATGGCCACATCTTGAGTCTCCGCTCTGGTCTGAATGGCCACATCATGTACGGCACTAGGCTCTGTCTCAACGGCGGCATGACAGAGGTCAACAGAAGTTTGGACAGCAGTGTCCTCGAGCGTCTGACGATAGCAGACTTTCACCGTCTCAAGGGGAATGTCATCTCCCACTGCTACGGATGTCTTCTCAGGCTCTGCTTCAGCCCTGGTGCAGATCTCCATCTTGAGCGAGGCATCGAGTTGTTGTGCTTTCTTCTGAAGTTCCAGAGTCAGCCTGTGTTTTTCGGTACGCAGCACGCTCACCTCTCTTTCTAAGGCCGGTACTCCTTTCACACGCTCCTCCATCTCTTTCAGCTGCCGAAGGGCGGAGGCCATCTGTTCTCGGACGGTCTGAAGCTGCCCGGGAGGAAGTGAAGACGCTCCTGAGACCGAGGCTGGAGTGCTTCTTCCAGACGTCTGTGGACTAGCTCTGGTCCAGCACCCGGACAGGGAATTCTGCACAGAAGGTGACATCTGTAGCGACCGGACATCTGTAGCCAGCTGAGAGGAAGCTGAGGAAAGGTCACTCGTGGATCCGCCACCTCTTGGATGGACTTTGGAAAGGTCAGGCAGCTTAGAAGCTAATCCACTGAAATACTGACTTTGCTCCTGTTGGAGCCGAAGGCTGGTTTCAAGGAGCGTGCGTTCTACCCGAGGGTTACGCGGTGGAGGCGGCGGTGGCACTTTGGAGCAAGTGGGTAAACCAGGACTGATGGCTGCTGATGGGGACAGTGGTTGTGATTTGCTGGGACTCTGGAGGACAGGTTGACAGTTCTCACTGGTCGTTGAGGAAAGTGACTCGGTGGACGTCCAACCGCTGGTCCGACCTCCGATAGCTAGATTCCTCTGGTTTCCACGGTCACCCCGCGATCCTCTCCGGGTGTTCACGTTAGCCCTGCGGACGCTGTGTCCGCTCTCTATTTCCTCAACATACTTGAGAAAATCAAGGTCCAGGTGGAATCCATAAGGAGTCTGAACAGAATACGAACTAGCCTGATCACTCTCTTCTTCAGCTGAGCAATGAAAAGGGCCACTCAGATCTGTAAAGCCAACATAACACACATGTTCATACAGAGACAGCAGAACTGGGCTGAGTACAGCCTAAAAAACACTTACTTGGCGGTTTGGAGCGTATGTGCACAGATTGGGTCATCTTCTGGAGCCTTCTGCTGCCCCTTCAAGAAAAACATTGCACAATCTGATCAGGACGATACACAAATCTCAAATTTAAGTGACCATTCTTTTCATCAGCTATTTATAAAAGAGAAGTAAAATTGTCCGTTAAAAATGTGCATCATGAACATccatgttatgttttattaacactGAAGAGAGCAGGTCATGGAAATCaagtgtatgtgcatgtgtatgcgtgagtatgtttgtgtgtgcgtgagtgtgtgtgcgtgttcatTCCTGGAAGTTTTGTGTAGAGCATGCAGCAGTGTCACAGACTAGGACTGTGTGTTACATGATATTCAATCACATGACAGAGGAAATACTCTACAGAGACACTGTTTCTTTAAGTCGtgatgctcttaccactgagctacaggaaaaatttgatggagttctcatttgtttttcagtttagtCTCAGACGTTAGAATCATATTTGAGTGTAAATGTTGAAGCTCATGAAGAGAATAGAGCTGTAGATGAATGTAGATTGAGGTCAAAGCATCTGGATTTGACTGAGTGTGATGAGACATGTAGAGATTTGGGGGTAAGCGTGAGATGATCGTTTTCTGTATAACACAAGGATATTGAATGTAATGAATGTGCGTAGCTTGTGTCACACATGAAAAGAGTTGATGTTCTTCATTGTGTTGTTGATTTCCTCTGGTCCGCCCCTTGAGGAAGACGTTTAGACTGAGTGTCACTGTAAGACAATAGATTCTGGGCATTATCACAGCCGTTTCCcctcaggagagagagagagagagagagagagagagagagaatatattCACAGCATAATGCTTTATAACTCTCCAGTTTATGTTTCAATCAAGTATATGATTGAGTGCACTATTTCAGTTCTATTTGGGACTATTtaacacttttgttttataagtcTAGAGTTTAGTGTAACagtaaaactttaaatacacgactacattttaacattaaagtccctgtgaaccagaagttgcgatcgtttttactttcGCATTCTGACACacgaaaataaaaattaaaaggaaaaaacagtgggcgtggcttgttttTTTCACTGCAAAATTGATTGGACATGTAGACCAGCTGATGCATTGATCTTAAAATGAAACTGGAAGCaaactgacagttgaagggttAATGGATAATTTACTTCTTTTGAGATGGATCGTCATTTCAGGTcgaaagtgcattttcagatttg containing:
- the dpp9 gene encoding dipeptidyl peptidase 9 isoform X2, whose protein sequence is MYRGKRVKLEDQTEGSWKSFAAVRMTAVDDITDSTEVVEMEDVPSQFFVDKHSWDGLRDIIHGSRKYSGMIINKAPHDFQFVQKHDESGPHSHRLYYLGMPYGSRENSLLFSEIPKKIRKEALLVLSWKQMLDHFQATPHHGVYSREEELLRERKRLGVFGITSYDYHAQSGLFLFQASNSLFFCRDGGRNGFIAAPMKPVEIKSQCSGTRMDPKISPGDPTFIAFINNNDLWVSNIQTAEERRLTHCHKGLNNVKDDPKSAGVATFVIQEEFDRFTGYWWSPAAPENADGGRTLQLLYEEVDESEVEIIHVPSPALEERKADVYRYPRTGSKNPQISLKLAEIETDPQGKIVRAQNKELVLPFTSLFPGVEYIARAGWTKDGKFAWAVLLDRSQQKLQLVLLPPALFIPVAVDDPQWAEHVEAMPEGVQPFVIYEEITDIWINVHDIFYPFIQTSRDEISFLWVNESKTGFCHLYRISSVLQAGCQQWSRDYSPSEDDFKCAVKEEVALTSGEWEVLARHGSKIWVNEDTKLVYFQGTKDTPLEHHLYAVSYQTPGEIVRLTKPGFSHSCSVSQNFDMFISHYSNVSTPPCVHVYKLTGSPADPLHKEPEFWASMMEATGCPADYIPPEIFSFPAKSGFQLYGMLYKPHNLKAGKKHPTILFVYGGPQVQLVNNSYKGVKYLRLNTLASLGYAVVVIDGRGSCQRGLKFEGALKNRMGQVEIEDQVEGLQYVAEKYKFIDLSRVAIHGWSYGGFLSLVGLIHRPNIFKVAIAGAPVTVWMAYDTGYTERYMDVPENNQQGYEAGSVALHVDKLPNEPNRLLILHGFLDENVHFFHTNFLVSQLIRAGKPYQLQIYPNERHSIRCPESGEHYEIMLLYFLQEHL
- the dpp9 gene encoding dipeptidyl peptidase 9 isoform X1, which produces MYRGKRVKLEDQTEGSWKSFAAVRMTAVDDITDSTEVVEMEDVPSQFFVDKHSWDGLRDIIHGSRKYSGMIINKAPHDFQFVQKHDESGPHSHRLYYLGMPYGSRENSLLFSEIPKKIRKEALLVLSWKQMLDHFQATPHHGVYSREEELLRERKRLGVFGITSYDYHAQSGLFLFQASNSLFFCRDGGRNGFIQAAPMKPVEIKSQCSGTRMDPKISPGDPTFIAFINNNDLWVSNIQTAEERRLTHCHKGLNNVKDDPKSAGVATFVIQEEFDRFTGYWWSPAAPENADGGRTLQLLYEEVDESEVEIIHVPSPALEERKADVYRYPRTGSKNPQISLKLAEIETDPQGKIVRAQNKELVLPFTSLFPGVEYIARAGWTKDGKFAWAVLLDRSQQKLQLVLLPPALFIPVAVDDPQWAEHVEAMPEGVQPFVIYEEITDIWINVHDIFYPFIQTSRDEISFLWVNESKTGFCHLYRISSVLQAGCQQWSRDYSPSEDDFKCAVKEEVALTSGEWEVLARHGSKIWVNEDTKLVYFQGTKDTPLEHHLYAVSYQTPGEIVRLTKPGFSHSCSVSQNFDMFISHYSNVSTPPCVHVYKLTGSPADPLHKEPEFWASMMEATGCPADYIPPEIFSFPAKSGFQLYGMLYKPHNLKAGKKHPTILFVYGGPQVQLVNNSYKGVKYLRLNTLASLGYAVVVIDGRGSCQRGLKFEGALKNRMGQVEIEDQVEGLQYVAEKYKFIDLSRVAIHGWSYGGFLSLVGLIHRPNIFKVAIAGAPVTVWMAYDTGYTERYMDVPENNQQGYEAGSVALHVDKLPNEPNRLLILHGFLDENVHFFHTNFLVSQLIRAGKPYQLQIYPNERHSIRCPESGEHYEIMLLYFLQEHL
- the kank3 gene encoding KN motif and ankyrin repeat domain-containing protein 3; the encoded protein is MTQSVHIRSKPPNLSGPFHCSAEEESDQASSYSVQTPYGFHLDLDFLKYVEEIESGHSVRRANVNTRRGSRGDRGNQRNLAIGGRTSGWTSTESLSSTTSENCQPVLQSPSKSQPLSPSAAISPGLPTCSKVPPPPPPRNPRVERTLLETSLRLQQEQSQYFSGLASKLPDLSKVHPRGGGSTSDLSSASSQLATDVRSLQMSPSVQNSLSGCWTRASPQTSGRSTPASVSGASSLPPGQLQTVREQMASALRQLKEMEERVKGVPALEREVSVLRTEKHRLTLELQKKAQQLDASLKMEICTRAEAEPEKTSVAVGDDIPLETVKVCYRQTLEDTAVQTSVDLCHAAVETEPSAVHDVAIQTRAETQDVAIWVVESSLGFQSEAQREINTLQHTIKLQQASIQVLETRLSHVSQDLETLRAEEIQRTSKITLDKETLVKPETVDIQLETEVSSKASVGVGFPDLEYLSQTKHEQGIQTDPVDTGVALESTGIKWECLSDIQETEEQIPSAEGPLKSIMKRKDGTADAAGSIAGKKSLKFVGILNGGYESTSSEEVDEDEESSSDESVVGGCSDSSVEEEAPLEDTSDEDENINDDSDDNITAEPLEQHTDEVKEKFELSSRMREACLIVKKHLNDGSKALKSKEVLSSSHTVQLEWFRVSSAKTAQPTRVSNYLMAFSEVSSVLLEHIINMMDGNGNTALHYSVSHSNFAVVDLLLDTGVCDVDQQNKAGYTAVMLAALSAVKVEKDMAAVQKLFRMGNVNSKASQAGQTALMLAVSHGRLEMVRALLDCGADVNVQDDEGSTALMCASEHGRAQIVSLLLEHPACDISVVDNDGSNALSIALEAAHNDIAVLLYAHMNYSKTPADGASKTKSNVPSSPRKPPH